A window of the Pangasianodon hypophthalmus isolate fPanHyp1 chromosome 12, fPanHyp1.pri, whole genome shotgun sequence genome harbors these coding sequences:
- the galk1 gene encoding galactokinase: MTGRNPVEDVAALVAEARRVYRDNFGEDPHVAVCAPGRVNLIGEHTDYNQGFVLPMALHLATVMVGSSTSGHSCSVVTIAESADEPKRVDFNLPTDSAPLTGGQPAWANYVKGVVQHYRAQPLPAFKAVIASSVPLGGGLSSSASLEVAVYTFLQQLCPDDGDKVAKALACQKAEHTHAGVPCGIMDQFISVLGKEGHALLIDCRSLEATAVPLADPGLVILITNSNVKHALTGSEYPSRRKQCEEAAAIMGKSSLRDATLKDLEDAKDRLDSVTYRRVRHVIEEIERTAKAAEALKRGDYQEFGKLMVESHNSLRDLYEVSCPELDVLVTAAMEVDGVFGSRMTGGGFGGCTVSLVQSDAIERTMKHIKERYSGCPTFYISIPSDGARVLSVFKENQ; encoded by the exons ATGACCGGAAGGAATCCAGTGGAGGATGTCGCGGCTTTAGTGGCGGAGGCGCGTCGTGTTTATCGCGATAACTTCGGTGAAGATCCTCATGTGGCGGTCTGCGCCCCGGGTCGCGTCAATTTAATCGGAGAGCACACCGATTATAATCAAGGATTTGTTCTGCCAATG GCTTTGCACCTGGCGACAGTTATGGTGGGCAGCAGCACCTCTGGCCACAGCTGTTCTGTTGTAACCATTGCAGAATCTGCAGATGAGCCAAAGAGAGTGGACTTTAATCTACCAACAGACAGTGCACCTCTGACAGGAGGACAGCCTGCCTGGGCCAATTATGTTAAAGGTGTGGTGCAACACTACAGAG CTCAGCCCCTGCCTGCATTTAAAGCTGTAATAGCCAGCAGTGTGCCACTGGGGGGTGGACTGTCCAGCTCAGCTTCACTTGAAGTGGCAGTGTACACCTTCCTCCAGCAGCTGTGTCCTG ATGATGGGGATAAGGTAGCAAAGGCGCTAGCATGCCAGAAGGCAGAGCATACTCATGCTGGAGTACCCTGTGGTATTATGGACCAGTTTATTTCAGTGCTAGGCAAAGAGGGCCATGCGTTGCTTATTGACTGCAG ATCATTGGAGGCCACTGCTGTTCCCCTGGCTGATCCTGGTCTGGTCATCCTTATCACAAATTCCAATGTGAAGCATGCACTGACAGGAAGTGAGTATCCCAGCAGACGAAAACAGTGTGAGGAGGCAGCAGCCATTATGGGCAAGAGCAGTCTAAGAGATGCTACATTGAAAGATCTGGAGG ATGCCAAAGACCGATTGGACAGTGTAACGTACAGACGAGTACGTCATGTGATTGAAGAGATTGAGCGTACAGCAAAGGCAGCTGAGGCTCTTAAAAGAGGAGATTATCAAGAGTTTGGAAAGCTAATGGTGGAGAGCCACAATTCCCTCAG AGACCTTTATGAGGTGAGCTGTCCAGAGCTGGATGTGCTGGTAACTGCAGCAATGGAGGTTGATGGAGTCTTTGGGAGTCGGATGACAGGTGGAGGGTTTGGTGGATGTACAGTTTCACTGGTTCAGTCTGATGCCATTGAGAGAACTATGAAGCACATAAAG GAGAGATATAGTGGCTGCCCAACTTTTTACATAAGCATCCCATCAGACGGAGCTCGGGTCCTCAGTGTGTTTAAGGAGAATCAATAA